From the genome of Pseudomonas hamedanensis:
CGATACGCGAAACCGCGCCGCAGCTCAGCGAGCGGCTTCAAGGCGGCTTGTTTTTCCCGCGCACCGGGCATTTCCTCGATCCATACCAAGTCGTCGTCGCACTGGTCGAAGCGGCCAGGGCCTGTGGCGTGGGATTCGTTCAGCAGCAGGTTCAGGGCGGTCATGTGCAGGAGCACGGTGTGGCGTTGCTTACCGGATCCGGAGAGTTGAAGGCGCGCCGCGTGTTGATCGCTTGTGGCGCTCATTCGGCGAAACTCACCGCCGCATTAACAGGCAAGAACGTGCCGCTGGACACCGAGCGCGGCTATCACCTGATGTTGCCCCAGGAACATCACCGGCTGCCCTTCCCCGTCACCTCGCTGGAACGCAAGTTCATCATGACACCGATGAGCGAAGGCCTGCGCCTCGCGGGCACGGTCGAGTTCGCCGGGCTTGAACGGCCCGCAAACATGGCGCGTGCCTGGCAGTTGCAGCGCTTGAGTCAAGGCTTGTTTCACAACGACCTGAACGCAGATGGCGCTACCCCGTGGATGGGCTTTCGCCCGTCGCTGCCGGATTCGCTTCCGGTCATCGACCAGGTCTGCAATGGCAAAGTGTTGCTTGCGTTTGGGCATCAGCACCTGGGGCTGACGCAGGCGGCGGTGACGGCGCAGATGGTGGCGCGGCTGGTTTCGCCGACGCTGCCCAGCCAGCTCATCGACTTGCCCGATATCGCGCCTTACGCGCTGGATCGATTCTGACAGCGGTTTCACAGAATCAGGCAAACATTCCACAGAAATGCACAATGGCGCGTTCGAACATAAGGGCCACAATTAACATCCGACAAACCCATGGAGGATGCTCCGATGCTCGTACAAGCCTACGGCGCCCACGCTGGCGACAAACCCCTTGAGCCGATGCAGATCAACCGCCGCGCACCGGCCGCCCACGATGTGCAGATCGACATTGCCTTTTGCGGCATCTGCCATTCGGACTTGCATCAGGTGCGCGCTGAATGGGCCGGCACGCAGTTTCCTTGCGTTCCCGGTCATGAAATCGTCGGTCGCGTCTCAGCCGTCGGCACGCACGTCAAGGACTACAAGGTTGGCGATCTGGTCGGTGTCGGCTGCATCGTCGATAGCTGCAAACACTGTGACGATTGCGAATCCGGGCTGGAAAATTACTGCGACGGCATGATCGGCACCTACAACTTCCCGACCCCGGACGCACCGGGCTGGACGCTCGGCGGCTATTCGCAAAACATCGTCGTGCACGAGCGTTATGTCCTGCGCATCCGCCATCCCGAGGCGCAACTGGCCGCCGTCGCGCCGCTGCTCTGCGCAGGCATCACCACCTATTCGCCACTGCGCCAGTGGAACGCCGGCCCCGGCAAGAAAGTCGGTGTGGTCGGCATCGGTGGATTGGGCCACATGGGCATCAAACTGGCCCACGCCATGGGCGCCCATGTCGTTGCGTTCACCACCTCCGAGTCCAAGCGTGAAGCGGCCAAGGCGCTGGGGGCGGACGAAATCGTGGTGTCGCGCAATGCCGAGGAAATGGCGGCACACACCAAGAGCTTCGACATGATCCTCAACACGGTTGCAGCACCGCACGATCTCGACGCCTTCCTCGTCCTGCTCAAGCGCGATGGCGCGCTGACGCTGGTCGGTGCGCCCGCCTCGCCGCACCCGTCGCCGAACGTGTTCAACCTGATCATGAAGCGCCGCACCATCGCCGGCTCGATGATTGGCGGCATTCCCGAGACCCAGGAGATGCTCGATTTCTGTGCCGAGCACGGGATCGTTTCCGACATCGAGCTGATCCGCGCCGATCAAATCAACGAGTCCTACGAGCGCATGCTCAAGGGTGATGTGAAATACCGCTTCGTCATCGACAACGCAACGCTCGCGGGCTAAACGCAAACGCCCATCGGCAGCGCCGTACTGCCGATGGGCAAGCGATTCCATCGGCGCGATTTGACAGCGCCGGCGTTGCTCGCCAGAGTCGCACCCCTTTTTCCGCCGCCGGTGAAGGGGTTGCCGTTGAACCAACAGACATTGTCCATGCGCCTTGAACGCGTCGCCGCCCACGTGCCGCTTGGCGCGCGGCTGGCCGATATCGGCTCGGACCACGCTTACCTGCCGGTGGTCCTGATGCGCCGCGGGATGATTGCCGCGGCAGTGGCTGGCGAGGTCGCTCCGACGCCCTTCCAAGCGGCGCAACGCAACGTGAACGACAACGATCTGCGCAGCCACATCAGCGTGCGCCTGGCCGATGGCCTGGCGGCGATCAGACCTGAAGACGCCATCAGCGCCATCACCCTCTGCGGCATGGGTGGCGAGACCATCCGCGACATTTTCAACAGCGGCAAAGCCCGACTCAGCGGCCACGAACGGCTGATTCTGCAACCTAACGGCGGCGAGCAACCACTGCGTCAGTGGCTGATGGATAACGGCTACCGAATCGTATGTGAAGAGGTGCTGCATGAGGACCGCTTCGACTATGAAATCATTGTTGCCGAGCGTGCTGCCGAGCCGCTGACGTACAGCGCCGAAGAACTGTACTTCGGCCCTGTACAACTGCAGGAGCGCAGCCCGGCGTTTCTGCAAAAATGGCGACGCAGGCTGCTTCAGCGACAAAAGACCTTGAGCCAATTTACCCACGCGCAACAGGCATTGCCGCAGGCGAAAGTGCAGGCGATCAGCCAAGAGGTGCAATGGATCAGCGAGTTGCTCGGGTGACCGTGCCGACGTCTTCGCGAGCAGGCTCGCTCCCACAGTTGACCGTGTTTCGTCAGGAGAAACGCAATTTCCTGTGGGAGCGAGCCTGCTCGCGATGGCGTCAGCACGCGCAACATCTTCATTGGCTGGTCCAGAGCTATCGCGAGCAGGCTCACTCCTACAGGTGACCGTGTTTAGCCATCCGGAAAAACAAAAAACCGATGTACGGCGCGGCCGGGGACATCTCTTTCAATTCTCGCACCAGCGGCGACCCATTGACATGCTCGACGGTTTCTCCGCCGGAACGACGCCATGCTATGCTCCGATGGAGAAAAAGAGGGGTTAAAAATGGCCGAATCAGCCACTGACAGCGTCGCGAGCG
Proteins encoded in this window:
- a CDS encoding NAD(P)/FAD-dependent oxidoreductase, which gives rise to MANNPSHDIAVVGAGIIGVACALRLAQQGLRVVVIDQQAPGHGASFGNAGHLATEQVFPIADVSILKRLPAMLMDPMGPLRLDWKYLPRALPWFTRLLLNLRPEPFRKTVAGLRALNESSLDAWQQLLADIQRPDLLKVDGSLLVFERAESRQAIEALQTRLRQQQVPIDYWRAEAIRETAPQLSERLQGGLFFPRTGHFLDPYQVVVALVEAARACGVGFVQQQVQGGHVQEHGVALLTGSGELKARRVLIACGAHSAKLTAALTGKNVPLDTERGYHLMLPQEHHRLPFPVTSLERKFIMTPMSEGLRLAGTVEFAGLERPANMARAWQLQRLSQGLFHNDLNADGATPWMGFRPSLPDSLPVIDQVCNGKVLLAFGHQHLGLTQAAVTAQMVARLVSPTLPSQLIDLPDIAPYALDRF
- a CDS encoding NAD(P)-dependent alcohol dehydrogenase — translated: MLVQAYGAHAGDKPLEPMQINRRAPAAHDVQIDIAFCGICHSDLHQVRAEWAGTQFPCVPGHEIVGRVSAVGTHVKDYKVGDLVGVGCIVDSCKHCDDCESGLENYCDGMIGTYNFPTPDAPGWTLGGYSQNIVVHERYVLRIRHPEAQLAAVAPLLCAGITTYSPLRQWNAGPGKKVGVVGIGGLGHMGIKLAHAMGAHVVAFTTSESKREAAKALGADEIVVSRNAEEMAAHTKSFDMILNTVAAPHDLDAFLVLLKRDGALTLVGAPASPHPSPNVFNLIMKRRTIAGSMIGGIPETQEMLDFCAEHGIVSDIELIRADQINESYERMLKGDVKYRFVIDNATLAG
- a CDS encoding tRNA (adenine(22)-N(1))-methyltransferase; translated protein: MNQQTLSMRLERVAAHVPLGARLADIGSDHAYLPVVLMRRGMIAAAVAGEVAPTPFQAAQRNVNDNDLRSHISVRLADGLAAIRPEDAISAITLCGMGGETIRDIFNSGKARLSGHERLILQPNGGEQPLRQWLMDNGYRIVCEEVLHEDRFDYEIIVAERAAEPLTYSAEELYFGPVQLQERSPAFLQKWRRRLLQRQKTLSQFTHAQQALPQAKVQAISQEVQWISELLG